CATTGTATATAATGGTCAATCCCTCGTTATAAGCGGGTGCCAGCACGGTGATGCCCGGCGCCAGCGGCGATTTGAGCAATATGTCCACCTGTTGCGATTCCCCCTTTTTGGCGTAGGCGCGGACGGCGATGATGGAAAACAGCGCCAGCAGGGCATAGGTGCCCAGCAGCACTGCACCGTAAATAAAAGTGCCGGTCTCAAATATGTCCCTGAGCATTTCCCAGAATGTACTGTCCATCAACGACTAAAATTTGATTAATGGGTTCATGCAATGTTTCAGGATGAGTTTATTCTCCCTGGTGGCGGTATCCACCAGTTCCTGGATAAGGCTGCCGGCAGCCCATTGGTTATTGATCAGCGATTTGGCCGCATGTTTACGTATTTCGAAATCAGAGGAATGCAGGAACTCCTGCCGCAGGAATTCTACCTGTCTGCCGCTGCTGATACGTCCAAAGGCTTTCAGTATTTCAACGCGGCAGTGATGAGGCTGGCTGTCGTACATGCTCAGCAGTTTGTCTTCCACACTTTCAATTCTCAGTTTACCCAGACAGTTGATGGCATTGGCCCGCAGGTAATGGTCACGGGTGTCCAGCAGTTTTACGACGGCAGGCACGGCGCTCAGCTGCTGGTAATGCTCTACCAGCTTCAGACAGAAAGAAATAATGCTTTTATTGGAGGAGTAGGTGATCCATTGGGCAAAATTGGGGATCGATATCCGGTCGGTGGTGGAGATAATACGGAACAGCTCCACCTGGTCCCATAGCAGCAACGGTTCGGTGGCTACGTCGAAAAACTTGAAAGGCTCGTTTTTGCTCAGTTTGATGTAGGCATGCCGGGCGGTGGCGCGTAACTCACGGTTACGGCTATTCGTTAACGGCAGAATGATCACATCGGCAATGGGGATGTCCATGTTGGTCAGTTCGCCCAGTGCCTGGATTTTGTGGTTCCAGTGGCGGGACTTCAGCTTTTTCAGGGAGTCTTTGTCCAGTCCCAGTTGTATGTACAGGCTGCGCAGCTGGTTGCCCATGGCGCCCTGTA
This window of the Chitinophaga varians genome carries:
- a CDS encoding HEAT repeat domain-containing protein is translated as MKTIPAFISATIDQFRYAPLVIQIAVVFTAVAVSMTAIAYISILLNRYRSYRREKKLAALHPMIDDLLTEHILMNEALYTDEAVETAVPVEVFDKPVFEKKWARQVLIQRLMQYRENVQGAMGNQLRSLYIQLGLDKDSLKKLKSRHWNHKIQALGELTNMDIPIADVIILPLTNSRNRELRATARHAYIKLSKNEPFKFFDVATEPLLLWDQVELFRIISTTDRISIPNFAQWITYSSNKSIISFCLKLVEHYQQLSAVPAVVKLLDTRDHYLRANAINCLGKLRIESVEDKLLSMYDSQPHHCRVEILKAFGRISSGRQVEFLRQEFLHSSDFEIRKHAAKSLINNQWAAGSLIQELVDTATRENKLILKHCMNPLIKF